One region of Armigeres subalbatus isolate Guangzhou_Male chromosome 3, GZ_Asu_2, whole genome shotgun sequence genomic DNA includes:
- the LOC134220994 gene encoding protein FAM8A1, translating to MDGIPEKLPDPDSIPPIDPSKTPKQIYFELLRTWVHHAQMQQQMQAYFPYYLMNNYPQLFQPTAGIGPNGQPSNGAVATGTAATGNQAQQGQQQNANQRRAAELLDPARQEEIINRNGGYEYVIAPLWKRFLAEAIDIVIIFLLKIMTTMAFIDIFDIDLLDIDFDAIRNSIEEDYTELLSFTSELIFLEIITKIAVCIYETVWTIHGPNGQIGGATPGKMLMGIRIVHVEAVVLLDPPQPGMMINNQHPVKALLYPATNPGFKRALFRSIAKNTLIALLFPMCFLMFFFKHNRTMYDVMTKTIVVEDNPTPVLRRR from the exons ATGGACGGTATTCCGGAAAAACTGCCCGATCCGGACTCAATCCCTCCGATTGATCCGAGCAAAACACCGAAGCAAATCTACTTCGAACTTCTCCGCACCTGGGTCCATCACGCTCAGATGCAGCAGCAGATGCAGGCCTACTTTCCGTACTATCTGATGAACAACTATCCGCAGCTGTTCCAGCCGACAGCCGGAATAGGTCCGAATGGGCAGCCGAGCAATGGCGCTGTCGCCACGGGGACTGCAGCTACGGGCAATCAGGCCCAACAAGGGCAGCAGCAGAACGCCAACCAAAGGCGAGCTGCTGAACTGTTGGATCCCGCCCGACAGGAAGAGA TTATCAATCGGAATGGAGGCTACGAGTATGTGATAGCGCCACTTTGGAAGCGATTCTTGGCGGAGGCAATCGACATCGTGATAATCTTCTTGCTCAAAATCATGACGACGATGGCATTCATTGATATCTTTGATATCGATCT ATTGGACAtcgattttgatgcaattcGGAACTCGATCGAGGAAGACTACACGGAACTTCTGTCATTTACTTCAGAGCTCATCTTCCTCGAAATTATAACAAAAATCGCGGTCTGCATCTACGAAACGGTTTGGACCATCCACGGTCCAAATGGCCAAATCGGTGGCGCTACTCCGGGTAAAATGTTGATGGGTATTCGTATCGTTCATGTGGAAGCCGTCGTGCTACTGGATCCACCCCAGCCGGGAATGATGATCAACAATCAGCACCCCGTTAAGGCATTGCTCTATCCGGCGACCAACCCGGGTTTTAAGCGGGCACTTTTCCGATCGATTGCGAAGAACACTCTGATTGCGCTTCTGTTCCCGATGTGCTTCCTGATGTTCTTTTTCAAGCACAACCGCACCATGTACGATGTTATGACCAAGACGATT